The following are from one region of the Nicotiana tabacum cultivar K326 chromosome 3, ASM71507v2, whole genome shotgun sequence genome:
- the LOC107786902 gene encoding myb-related protein 306, with product MGRPPCCDKVGVKKGPWTPEEDIMLVSYVQEHGPGNWRAVPTKTGLRRCSKSCRLRWTNYLRPGIKRGSFTDQEEKMIIQLQALLGNKWAAIASYLPERTDNDIKNYWNTHLKKKMKNLEEKCSGDDDLFSVENGHNLSSTNSTSRGQWERTLQADINMAKKALHSALSLENSTPYIKQETPAPVSTYASSTENIARLLQGWMRSSSTNNSENSKTSSNNIATTDSSSCDGTPSAESKGGMVLMEALESLFGLESFEPSSSDQLSQTASPEGSKFQVEIKKEENTNSQLPLSVMLENWLLDENTIQGKDDLTSFSFDETADLF from the exons ATGGGAAGACCCCCTTGCTGTGACAAAGTAGGGGTGAAAAAAGGGCCATGGACTCCTGAAGAAGATATAATGTTGGTCTCTTATGTTCAAGAACATGGTCCAGGAAATTGGAGGGCAGTTCCCACTAAGACAG GATTGCGGAGGTGTAGCAAGAGCTGCAGGCTAAGATGGACTAACTACCTTAGGCCAGGAATAAAGAGGGGTAGCTTCACAGATCAAGAAGAGAAGATGATTATCCAGCTACAAGCTCTTTTAGGCAACAA ATGGGCTGCAATAGCTTCGTATCTACCAGAGAGAACAGACAACGACATTAAAAACTACTGGAATACACATctaaagaaaaagatgaaaaatcttGAAGAAAAATGCTCTGGAGATGATGATCTATTCTCAGTAGAAAATGGCCATAATTTGTCATCTACAAACTCAACCTCTAGGGGCCAATGGGAAAGAACACTTCAAGCTGATATAAACATGGCCAAAAAGGCTTTACATAGTGCCTTGTCACTGGAAAACTCAACCCCATATATCAAACAAGAAACCCCAGCCCCAGTTTCTACCTATGCATCAAGTACTGAGAATATAGCCAGATTGCTACAAGGATGGATGCGAAGTTCTTCCACAAACAATTCTGAGAATTCAAAAACTTCATCTAATAACATTGCCACAACTGATTCCTCTTCCTGTGATGGGACTCCAAGTGCAGAAAGCAAAG GTGGAATGGTGTTAATGGAAGCGTTGGAGTCACTTTTTGGGTTGGAGTCATTTGAACCGTCAAGTTCAGATCAGTTGTCTCAAACAGCATCACCTGAGGGTAGTaaatttcaagttgaaatcaagaAAGAAGAGAATACTAACTCACAACTGCCCTTGTCCGTTATGCTAGAAAATTGGCTGCTTGATGAAAATACCATTCAAGGGAAAGACGATTTGACTAGCTTCTCTTTTGATGAAACTGCTGACCTTTTTTAG